The Pirellulales bacterium sequence TTTACGAATCGTCGGGTTGAAGGTCATGATCTCGACCGTCGGCACGCGGCCGACGCCGGGCTTGATCGAGGGCAGCAGTTTCTGCGCGACGATCCCCTTCATATTCATGGCGATGGCGCTGCGGAGAGCGGCGTGCATGTTCTGGGGGAAGAGGTCGAGGATACGGCCGATCGTCGAGGGAGCGCTCGATGCGTGGATCGTACCGAACACCAGGTGCCCGGTCTCGGCGGCGTGAATGGCCGTGAGGAACGTCTCCTCGTCACGCATTTCGCCCACCAGCATCACGTCCGGGTCTTCGCGGACGGCGTGCTTCATGGCGATACTGAAATCCTTGACGTCCAGTCCAATCTCGCGCTGGTTGATCAGGCACTTGTCTTCGGTGAAGACGAACTCGACCGGGTCTTCGAGCGTGAGAATGTGCTTGCGGTAGTTGCGATTGATCCAGTTGAGCATCGAGGCGATGGTCGTGCTTTTTCCCGAGCCCGTCACGCCGGCCAGCAGCACCATGCCTTGATGGAACTTGCACAACTCTTCCATGACCGGCGGAAGGTACAAGCCTTCGAAGTCGGGCACGAAGTTGTTGACGCGCCGAGCCACCATGCCCATGTGCCCAAGCTGCTGCAACATGTTGACGCGAAAGCGCCATAGTTTGCCGTCGACCTCGACGGTGTGGGCGAAGTCCGCGCCGCCGGTTTCATCGAAAATGCGGCGGTTGCGCTCGTTCAACAGGGGCATGCACAGGCGGACCATCTCCTCGTCGTTGATCGGACCGCGATTCATCGGACGCAGCGTGCCGTTGACGCGCACGATGGGGGCGCGATCGACCTTCAGGTGCAGGTCGCTTCCGCTCAGCTTGACGAGCGCGCGGAACAACTTGTCGATCTCGTATTCCTCGCGGCGGCCGAGAAACCTGTCTGCATTGGGGGGTGCTGCGGTTGCCATGCGTGCCTCGACTTCCTCTGTTCGCCCGATTTCCGGACCCGATTACGCGGAGAGCCGCACCGGGACGCCGCGCGCGTGCATCATGCGCTTTGTCTCACCAATACTATACTGGCGGAAGTGAAAGATGCTGGCGGCCAAAGCCGCGTCGGCCTTGCCGAACTGGATGGCGTCAGCCAGATGATCGGGATGGCCGGCCCCGCCGCTGGCGACGACCGGAATCCTCACCGCCTCGCTTACGGCGGCCGTGATCGGCAGATCGTAGCCGTTTTGCGTGCCGTCGGCGTCCATCGACGTCAGGACAATCTCGCCCGCCCCCAACTCTTCGACCTGCTGCGCCCAGGGGACGGCTTCCAGACCCGTGCTGACCCGACCCCCGTTGATGTGTACTTCGAATAGCTCGCGTCCGTCCCTCTGGACACGCTTGGGGTCGATGTTTACCACGAT is a genomic window containing:
- a CDS encoding PilT/PilU family type 4a pilus ATPase; amino-acid sequence: MATAAPPNADRFLGRREEYEIDKLFRALVKLSGSDLHLKVDRAPIVRVNGTLRPMNRGPINDEEMVRLCMPLLNERNRRIFDETGGADFAHTVEVDGKLWRFRVNMLQQLGHMGMVARRVNNFVPDFEGLYLPPVMEELCKFHQGMVLLAGVTGSGKSTTIASMLNWINRNYRKHILTLEDPVEFVFTEDKCLINQREIGLDVKDFSIAMKHAVREDPDVMLVGEMRDEETFLTAIHAAETGHLVFGTIHASSAPSTIGRILDLFPQNMHAALRSAIAMNMKGIVAQKLLPSIKPGVGRVPTVEIMTFNPTIRKLLLEGHDEKLADAIVMCEKEGMQDFTMSLKGLVDRELIDRATAFEVAPNVDALRMALKGISVRAPGIL
- the hisF gene encoding imidazole glycerol phosphate synthase subunit HisF codes for the protein MLAKRVIPCLDVDRGRVVKGTRFLDLRDAGDPVEVAARYEAEGADELVFLDITASHEGRDIMLDVVRRTAEVVFMPLCVGGGIRTLEDIRQLLNAGCDKVSINSAAPRDPEFVRQAARRFGSQCIVVNIDPKRVQRDGRELFEVHINGGRVSTGLEAVPWAQQVEELGAGEIVLTSMDADGTQNGYDLPITAAVSEAVRIPVVASGGAGHPDHLADAIQFGKADAALAASIFHFRQYSIGETKRMMHARGVPVRLSA